TATTTATCCTCTGTACCTGAAAGAACCGTAAGAGTGAGAGTGAAAGGTGACAAAGGATTCATCACCATCAAAGGAAAAGGAAATACCAGTGGAGCTTCTCGCTACGAGTGGGAAAAAGAAATTGCTGTTGAGGAGGTTAATGAATTATTAGAAATCTGTGAGCCAGGAATTATCGACAAAACTAGATCTTTAGTGAAATCAGGGAAGCATACTTTTGAAGTAGACGAGTTTTATGGCGAAAACCTAGGACTTACTGTTGCCGAAGTAGAGCTATCTTCTGAAGAAGAAGCTTTTGAAAAGCCTGCATGGCTTGGTGAAGAAGTAACTGGTGATGTAAAGTATTATAATTCCATGTTAATGAAAACCCCTTTTTCCAAGTGGTAGATTAGACCCTTGTGCAATTAGGATAAAAATCCATTAAATGAAGTTTTCAGCATTTTTGCCCAAGCTCCATGGGGAGAAATGCTGAAAACTCTTATTTTTTTTACTTCTCTTGGGGCAGTCATAAAAGCACCAAATGCACGAAGGCTTAGTTTAGTATTGAAATTGAAAAATGAAGTAAAATGTCAGAGAAGGAAACCCGCCCATTTGATCCTCTAGATATGGATCAATATAAAGTTGAAAAACTTCCAGTTAAGGATAAATCAAGCTTTGAAAAATGGATGGCTCGAATGGGTGGGCCATTGGCCATCTTAGCCTTTATTCTTATTGCCTGGGTGTTTAACATCCCTTTTCTTCAAGATATCAAGCAAGATTATATTACCCCTTCTGCTTTAAAAGAATACCATAAAAGCGATAAGGTGATAAAGTTGGTGCAATTATCTCATACCACGCCAGAAGAAAAGGCCTTTTATGAAAAAGTAAAGCCTCAAATAGAGAATAAATCTGTTTATTCTAAAGATAAAGCCTTTTCGGAATTGGACTTGAAAGCAGATGAAATGCAATTATGGGATTCCTTAAAGAAAAATGCCTTTGGTCGTTCCAATGTGTTTATGTTGGCCATTTTTGTGGCAGCACTTATTCTATGGGTTACCGAAGCCATCCCCAACTACCTCACATCACTGATACTAATCATTGCTTTGGTTTTAACGGGGGTTTTAACAGAAACCGATGCCTATCATCAATTGGGACATAAGGTGATGTGGCTAAACATTATGAGCTTCATACTGGCCAGCATGTTAGTGGCTACAAAATCGGCAAAACGATTTGCTTTGTGGTTTATGGTGAGGTTTGGAAAAAATGCCACTTCCATTTTCATCAGTTTTATGTTTATCAATATTGTATTGTCGGCATTTATATCTGCCACCACAGCTAAAGCGGCCATATTGCTTCCCATTTTTATGGTGATAGCGGCCATTTATGGAGCCACAGGAGGTAAAAACCGAAATAACTTTGGAAGAAACTTAGTGTTGCAAAACCTCTTTCAAATTAATATTGCAGCTGGAGGATTTATCACAGGTTCTGGAGCTAATTTATTGGCAGGAGCTATGATTGCCGGCGCCATAGGTATTTCCGATTTTCTTTATGG
The sequence above is a segment of the Lentimicrobium sp. L6 genome. Coding sequences within it:
- a CDS encoding CYTH domain-containing protein, whose product is MAQEIERKFLVKGDYKEDVFKSTRITQGYLSSVPERTVRVRVKGDKGFITIKGKGNTSGASRYEWEKEIAVEEVNELLEICEPGIIDKTRSLVKSGKHTFEVDEFYGENLGLTVAEVELSSEEEAFEKPAWLGEEVTGDVKYYNSMLMKTPFSKW
- a CDS encoding SLC13 family permease translates to MSEKETRPFDPLDMDQYKVEKLPVKDKSSFEKWMARMGGPLAILAFILIAWVFNIPFLQDIKQDYITPSALKEYHKSDKVIKLVQLSHTTPEEKAFYEKVKPQIENKSVYSKDKAFSELDLKADEMQLWDSLKKNAFGRSNVFMLAIFVAALILWVTEAIPNYLTSLILIIALVLTGVLTETDAYHQLGHKVMWLNIMSFILASMLVATKSAKRFALWFMVRFGKNATSIFISFMFINIVLSAFISATTAKAAILLPIFMVIAAIYGATGGKNRNNFGRNLVLQNLFQINIAAGGFITGSGANLLAGAMIAGAIGISDFLYGDWVQAALPLAIILIIIGWIVGTKIIFPLSKEEKQPSIVGGSEMLKKEYDKLGPITFNEIKSIIIFVLVLAFWATDRYHGISKTAIAFVGAIVALLPGIGVVKWNDVDIPWHLLLFSAGAYTLGAGLKATSLAGISINSLFDNIGLGSQTPFWVFFLALTAAMVFSSLFFQSKTMRTLIFVPIAIGVAQRYGFGIMSLAFPVALLIEHVYALPFNSKPAALLYVTDHYSWSDTFKFGVTMLVIAWLMIIIWGETWLRFLGHLPNGVFGLL